From a single Solidesulfovibrio fructosivorans JJ] genomic region:
- a CDS encoding FAD-dependent oxidoreductase gives MDAQREYEFDAVVIGGGIAGLQSALDLADQGYKTAVVEKDASIGGKMIRLSKVFPTLDCASCITTPKMAAAAHHENITLFTYCDVNRIERQGERIVASLTNRPRYVDMDKCIGCRKCEYACPVVVPDVEQGGFSGRKAIRIPFSNAIPQKAVLDVTQCMLCGKCASVCPTGAIVYDQQPEACLISAKAAVLATGFELTPIADKRQYGMGAIPNVIDAMQMERLLAPHGPYGRVLRPSDGMIPDSIAYVQCAGSRDASMGVGYCSRVCCMYAIKQAMLLSGSLPLADITIYYMDIRAFGKNYEQFYQNAKAMGIEFVKAKVATLDAGENGAVAVRYEDQLGDGVTSREHDLVVLSSGMLPGWQPQGICDVGLGGDGFLKTVAPKTRPSVTDLEGVFVAGTAAGPKDIVDTITEAGGAAMEAAKYLTSLGASAKAEAKTEAVHA, from the coding sequence ATGGACGCGCAACGCGAATACGAGTTCGACGCCGTTGTCATCGGCGGCGGCATTGCCGGGCTGCAATCCGCCCTGGACCTTGCCGACCAGGGATACAAAACAGCCGTGGTGGAAAAAGACGCCTCCATCGGCGGCAAGATGATCCGGCTGTCCAAGGTGTTCCCCACCCTGGACTGCGCCAGCTGCATCACCACGCCCAAGATGGCGGCCGCGGCCCACCACGAGAACATCACGCTTTTCACCTACTGCGACGTCAACCGGATCGAACGCCAGGGTGAGCGCATCGTGGCCTCGCTCACCAACCGGCCCCGCTACGTGGATATGGACAAGTGCATCGGTTGCAGAAAATGCGAATACGCCTGTCCCGTGGTCGTGCCCGATGTCGAGCAAGGGGGCTTTTCCGGCCGCAAGGCCATCCGCATACCCTTTTCCAACGCCATTCCGCAAAAGGCCGTTTTGGACGTCACCCAGTGCATGCTGTGCGGCAAATGCGCCAGTGTCTGCCCCACGGGCGCGATCGTCTACGACCAGCAGCCCGAGGCGTGCCTGATTTCGGCCAAGGCCGCGGTGCTGGCCACGGGCTTCGAGCTCACGCCCATCGCCGACAAGCGGCAATACGGCATGGGCGCGATCCCAAACGTCATCGACGCCATGCAGATGGAGCGCCTGCTCGCCCCGCACGGGCCCTACGGCCGAGTGCTGCGCCCCTCCGACGGCATGATTCCGGATTCCATCGCCTACGTGCAGTGCGCCGGTTCGCGCGACGCCAGCATGGGCGTCGGCTACTGCTCGCGGGTGTGCTGCATGTACGCCATAAAGCAAGCCATGCTGCTTTCGGGTTCCCTGCCCCTGGCGGACATCACCATCTATTACATGGACATCCGGGCCTTCGGCAAAAACTACGAGCAGTTCTACCAAAACGCCAAAGCCATGGGCATCGAGTTCGTCAAGGCCAAAGTCGCTACGCTCGACGCCGGCGAAAACGGCGCGGTGGCGGTGCGCTACGAAGACCAGCTCGGGGACGGCGTGACCAGCCGCGAACACGATCTCGTGGTGCTTTCCTCGGGCATGCTCCCCGGCTGGCAGCCCCAGGGCATCTGCGACGTGGGCCTTGGCGGGGACGGCTTTTTAAAGACCGTCGCGCCCAAGACCCGCCCGTCCGTCACCGACCTGGAAGGCGTGTTCGTGGCCGGGACCGCGGCCGGGCCCAAGGACATCGTGGACACCATCACCGAGGCCGGCGGCGCGGCCATGGAAGCGGCGAAATATCTGACCTCCCTTGGGGCAAGCGCCAAGGCCGAGGCGAAAACGGAGGCTGTCCATGCCTGA
- a CDS encoding hydrogenase iron-sulfur subunit, whose amino-acid sequence MASQATAYGQGKILILATESCAYPGADSVGQAHASYPPNTYILKVKAPVLFPERFYLDCFKKGISGIIVMSCGEECPYEGAYQAMARRLDDVYARMKEQGLDIRRLRLTAICTVCNRAFLNEVNQMNQIVQELGPPAAA is encoded by the coding sequence ATGGCGAGCCAGGCAACCGCGTATGGGCAGGGGAAGATCCTGATTCTGGCGACCGAGAGCTGCGCCTATCCCGGAGCGGATTCCGTGGGCCAGGCGCACGCCTCCTACCCGCCCAACACCTACATCCTCAAGGTGAAGGCCCCGGTGCTTTTCCCGGAGCGGTTCTACCTAGACTGCTTCAAGAAGGGAATAAGCGGCATCATCGTCATGTCCTGCGGCGAGGAGTGTCCCTACGAAGGGGCCTACCAGGCCATGGCCAGGCGTCTGGACGACGTCTACGCCCGCATGAAGGAGCAGGGACTGGACATCCGCCGGCTGCGGCTCACCGCGATCTGCACGGTGTGCAACAGGGCATTCCTTAATGAAGTAAACCAGATGAACCAGATCGTCCAGGAACTGGGGCCGCCGGCCGCGGCCTGA
- a CDS encoding sulfurtransferase TusA family protein, which yields MSDIDLSTVQVSSTADARGSACPGPLLEAKKGIGKVKVGEVLEIYSNDSGTRTDIPAWAKKVGHEYMGMLSADGYDKHFVRRKK from the coding sequence ATGTCCGACATCGATCTTTCTACCGTCCAGGTCAGCAGCACCGCCGACGCCAGGGGCAGCGCCTGCCCCGGTCCCCTGCTCGAAGCCAAAAAGGGCATCGGCAAGGTCAAGGTGGGCGAGGTCCTGGAAATCTATTCCAACGACTCCGGCACCCGGACCGATATCCCGGCCTGGGCCAAGAAGGTCGGGCACGAGTACATGGGCATGCTGTCCGCGGATGGCTACGACAAGCATTTCGTGCGCCGCAAGAAGTAG
- a CDS encoding sigma-54 interaction domain-containing protein — MNLFSINDYWKTVVNTIQDGVMVVDPEGRIIAINSAFEEITGYGREELVGASCTVLNCNACHKVRDGTRCYWCVMFQMGHLRKQRCALTRKDGSVVHIVKNASVLKDSDGAVIGAVETMTDVTDLLEKESQLESYRQELSAADTFYGLIGQSPVMRKVYDMIANAAQSDASVIIYGESGTGKELVASAIHAGSSRAKKPFVKVNCAALNEYLLESELFGHVKGAYTGAHCNRAGRFEIAKDGDIFLDEIGDMPLGTQVKLLRVLEDRVIERVGDNKPIPVQARIISATNRDLPARIEEGAFRQDFYYRINVIPIRLPALRERKEDIPLLADAFFRRIKLRGEKKIQGITRDTMDLLTGYHWPGNVRELKSAFEYAVIACRGDMLEPGDLPQEILTKAGEANPRPIPTQQKDMDQIKKERLIQALHAAKGNQSEAARVLGISRTTIWTQIKRYKIDMTKPMA; from the coding sequence ATGAACCTGTTCTCGATAAACGACTATTGGAAAACGGTCGTAAACACGATCCAGGACGGTGTGATGGTCGTCGATCCCGAGGGCAGGATCATCGCCATCAATAGCGCGTTCGAGGAGATCACCGGCTATGGTCGCGAGGAACTGGTTGGGGCTTCGTGCACGGTGCTCAACTGCAACGCCTGTCATAAGGTCCGTGACGGCACGAGATGCTATTGGTGCGTCATGTTTCAGATGGGACATCTGCGCAAGCAACGCTGCGCCCTGACGCGCAAGGACGGCTCCGTCGTGCATATCGTGAAAAACGCGTCGGTGTTAAAAGATAGCGACGGAGCGGTCATCGGCGCGGTGGAAACCATGACCGACGTGACGGACTTGCTGGAAAAGGAATCGCAATTGGAGTCGTACCGGCAGGAATTGAGCGCGGCGGATACATTTTATGGGCTCATCGGCCAATCCCCTGTCATGCGAAAAGTATACGACATGATCGCCAATGCGGCGCAATCGGATGCGTCGGTCATCATCTACGGGGAAAGCGGCACCGGAAAGGAGTTGGTCGCATCCGCCATACACGCCGGCAGCAGCCGGGCGAAAAAGCCTTTTGTCAAAGTCAACTGCGCGGCCTTAAACGAATATCTGCTGGAGAGTGAACTCTTCGGCCATGTGAAGGGCGCGTATACCGGAGCGCATTGCAATCGGGCCGGCCGGTTCGAGATCGCCAAGGACGGGGATATCTTTCTCGATGAGATCGGCGACATGCCGCTTGGCACCCAGGTCAAACTCCTGCGCGTTTTGGAGGACAGGGTCATCGAACGGGTCGGGGACAACAAGCCTATCCCGGTCCAGGCCAGAATCATTTCCGCGACAAACAGGGACCTGCCGGCGCGTATTGAAGAAGGAGCCTTTCGCCAGGACTTTTACTATAGGATCAATGTCATCCCCATCCGCCTGCCCGCGCTTCGGGAGCGCAAGGAAGACATTCCGCTTTTGGCGGACGCGTTTTTCCGCAGGATCAAACTGCGCGGCGAGAAAAAGATCCAAGGCATCACCAGGGACACCATGGATCTTTTGACCGGTTATCATTGGCCGGGGAATGTCCGGGAACTCAAAAGCGCTTTTGAGTACGCCGTTATTGCCTGTCGGGGGGATATGCTTGAACCGGGCGACCTGCCGCAGGAAATCCTCACCAAGGCGGGCGAGGCCAATCCGCGCCCAATTCCAACGCAGCAGAAAGATATGGACCAGATTAAAAAGGAACGGTTGATACAGGCGCTTCATGCGGCAAAGGGCAATCAATCCGAGGCGGCGCGAGTGCTTGGAATTTCGCGGACAACAATTTGGACTCAGATCAAGCGGTACAAGATTGATATGACCAAACCCATGGCTTGA
- a CDS encoding PocR ligand-binding domain-containing protein, with protein MQSDRPTDTPSEQFGEEESTAHAPGQSSGCFPEAPRFEDIFSLEDIQRIQDAFAAAADVASVITTPEGHFLTKPSNFTALCRDIIRETPLGSANCARSDRSLGEACPQGPAVAKCLSGGLLDGATPIFFGKRHIATWFIGQVADESFDAAAGMAYAREIGADEDAFRRALEKVPRMSRERFGKVCTALYCFAEHLSAMALRNHQQSLLIDDLRQAQAELKTRDRNLADLIDFLPDPTMVVNAQGSVVFWNKAMEKLTGIAAVDMLGKSRFEYGEPFYGAPTPLLIDYARGAVGQPDARYVVADKNVDSIIAEVSVATLPRGPRHIWAKAVALRDDTGRITGGIEVIRDITDNQRADLALRESEEKFRRIVETANEGVWVLDAADKTAFVNRRMAAMLGCSAEEMPGSLVEPFLTEKSLPTVRAHLDKLRQGQTTVFEHELRAVTGAVLWVMVSASPLYDGSGRYIGALGMFTDITARKKIEEELAESSHRLEAEVEERTRDLRLQALELAEANIRLSELDRLKSAFLSTVSHELRTPLTSILGFAKLIGRDFNDQFLPLATGVPALEAKGRRIASNLAVVYGEAERLTRLINDVLDLNRIESGNMHWRDTRFNPLEVLGKAANSIKGLLSQRPEITFVLEMNEDVPEVRMDPDQLIQVVTNLLQNAVKFTREGTVRMTVRREGEAVELAIADSGIGIPPGELEAIFGKFHQVGRSDTMGETTKGTGLGLAICRQIVRHYGGRIWAESQLGQGSVFYVLLPGCDAAQAETPTTMATAKVRSPAAVDDCGVKTPDAARCGQKP; from the coding sequence ATGCAAAGCGACAGGCCCACCGACACGCCCTCGGAACAATTCGGCGAGGAAGAAAGTACAGCCCACGCACCCGGCCAATCGTCGGGATGTTTCCCCGAGGCGCCCCGTTTCGAGGACATCTTCTCCCTGGAGGATATCCAGCGCATCCAGGACGCCTTTGCCGCAGCAGCCGATGTCGCCTCCGTCATCACCACCCCTGAGGGGCATTTTCTAACAAAACCAAGCAATTTTACAGCGTTGTGCCGCGACATTATCCGAGAAACGCCGTTGGGATCGGCCAACTGCGCCCGCTCGGACAGATCGCTCGGAGAGGCCTGTCCGCAGGGTCCGGCTGTGGCCAAATGCCTGAGCGGCGGGTTGCTCGACGGCGCGACGCCCATTTTTTTCGGCAAACGCCACATCGCCACCTGGTTTATCGGCCAAGTGGCCGACGAGTCCTTCGATGCCGCGGCCGGCATGGCCTATGCCCGGGAAATAGGCGCCGACGAGGACGCCTTTCGGCGGGCCCTCGAGAAAGTGCCCCGCATGTCCCGGGAACGGTTCGGCAAAGTATGCACGGCCCTGTACTGCTTTGCCGAGCACCTTTCCGCCATGGCCTTGCGCAACCACCAGCAGTCACTTCTTATTGACGATCTGCGCCAGGCCCAGGCGGAACTCAAAACGCGCGACCGTAATCTGGCCGACCTCATCGACTTCCTTCCAGATCCGACCATGGTCGTCAACGCGCAAGGTTCCGTGGTTTTCTGGAACAAGGCCATGGAAAAGCTCACCGGGATCGCGGCTGTGGACATGCTCGGCAAGTCGCGTTTCGAATATGGGGAGCCGTTTTACGGGGCCCCCACGCCGCTTTTGATCGATTATGCCCGGGGCGCCGTGGGCCAGCCGGATGCACGGTACGTCGTGGCGGACAAGAACGTGGATTCCATCATCGCCGAAGTCTCCGTGGCCACCCTGCCCCGTGGCCCCCGCCATATCTGGGCCAAGGCCGTTGCCCTGCGCGACGATACGGGCCGGATCACCGGAGGCATAGAGGTCATCCGGGACATCACGGACAACCAGCGGGCCGACCTGGCTTTGCGGGAGAGCGAGGAAAAATTCCGCCGCATCGTGGAAACGGCCAACGAAGGCGTCTGGGTGCTGGATGCGGCCGACAAAACGGCCTTCGTCAACCGGCGCATGGCCGCCATGCTCGGCTGTTCGGCGGAAGAAATGCCCGGCAGTTTGGTGGAGCCCTTTCTGACGGAAAAATCCCTCCCCACCGTCCGCGCGCATCTGGACAAACTGCGCCAGGGACAAACCACGGTGTTCGAACACGAGCTTCGGGCCGTAACGGGCGCGGTGCTTTGGGTCATGGTATCGGCCAGTCCCCTCTACGACGGCTCGGGTCGCTATATCGGCGCGCTCGGCATGTTCACGGACATCACGGCCAGGAAAAAGATCGAAGAGGAACTGGCCGAAAGCAGCCACCGCCTTGAGGCCGAGGTGGAGGAACGAACCCGCGACCTGCGCCTCCAGGCCCTGGAACTGGCCGAGGCCAACATTCGTTTAAGCGAGCTCGATCGCCTCAAATCGGCCTTTTTGTCCACCGTATCCCACGAACTGCGCACCCCGCTGACTTCCATTCTGGGGTTTGCCAAGCTGATCGGCCGCGACTTCAACGACCAGTTCCTGCCCCTGGCCACGGGTGTCCCGGCACTGGAAGCCAAGGGACGGCGCATAGCCTCCAACCTGGCCGTGGTCTACGGCGAAGCCGAACGTCTCACGCGCCTTATTAACGACGTCCTGGACCTCAACCGCATCGAATCCGGCAACATGCATTGGCGTGACACGCGCTTCAACCCGTTGGAAGTGCTTGGGAAAGCCGCAAACAGCATCAAGGGGCTCCTGTCCCAGCGTCCGGAAATCACCTTTGTCCTCGAAATGAACGAGGACGTCCCGGAAGTCCGCATGGACCCGGACCAGCTCATTCAGGTCGTAACCAACCTGCTGCAAAACGCGGTGAAATTCACCCGGGAGGGCACGGTGCGCATGACCGTCCGGCGCGAGGGGGAGGCGGTCGAGCTCGCCATCGCCGATTCGGGCATCGGCATTCCGCCCGGGGAACTGGAAGCTATTTTCGGCAAGTTCCACCAAGTCGGCCGCAGCGACACCATGGGGGAAACGACCAAAGGGACGGGGCTTGGCCTGGCCATCTGCCGGCAAATCGTGCGCCATTACGGCGGCCGGATCTGGGCCGAGTCGCAACTCGGCCAGGGCAGCGTTTTTTACGTGCTCCTGCCCGGTTGCGACGCCGCCCAAGCCGAAACGCCGACCACGATGGCCACCGCGAAAGTCCGCTCTCCGGCCGCAGTGGATGACTGCGGCGTTAAAACTCCAGATGCCGCCAGGTGCGGGCAAAAGCCGTGA
- the asnS gene encoding asparagine--tRNA ligase: MSMRRTTVQAALQGVGSGAEARVMGWVRTRRDAKGFSFLEINDGSCLTNLQAIVDDGAQGAALLKELGTGAAVAVTGELVPSPGKGQRFELRATKLELLGPADSETYPLQKKRHSDEFLRTIAHLRPRTNKYGAMLRLRSALGQAVHAFFAARGFAWVQTPIITGSDCEGAGEMFRVTALSDAESCLPPGERASRDFFAKDAYLTVSGQLSAEPLALALGKVYTFGPTFRAEHSDTSRHAAEFWMLEPEMAFADLEDDMDLGEALLKHLVGVAVHDCAEDFALFAKYVDPSLPDTLGAILERPFVRLPYAEAVEILSKAGETFQFPVGFGCDLQSEHERYLTERHFKRPVVLYDYPKEIKAFYMRQNDDGKTVAAMDVLVPGIGEIIGGSAREERLDVLTGRIRELSLPMENYWWYLDTRRFGTVPHAGFGLGFERLVMLVTGIGNIRDVTAFARTWRHLEF, translated from the coding sequence ATGAGCATGCGCCGCACCACCGTCCAGGCGGCCCTGCAAGGTGTCGGCAGCGGTGCCGAGGCGCGCGTCATGGGCTGGGTGCGCACCCGCCGCGATGCCAAGGGCTTTTCCTTTTTGGAGATTAACGACGGTTCCTGCCTGACCAACCTGCAAGCGATCGTGGACGACGGCGCGCAAGGCGCGGCGCTTCTCAAGGAACTCGGCACGGGCGCGGCTGTGGCCGTCACAGGCGAACTGGTGCCCTCGCCCGGCAAGGGGCAGCGCTTCGAACTGCGGGCGACAAAGCTGGAACTGCTCGGCCCGGCCGACTCCGAGACCTATCCGCTCCAGAAAAAGCGCCATTCCGACGAGTTCCTGCGCACCATCGCCCATCTGCGCCCCCGCACCAACAAGTACGGGGCCATGCTGCGCCTGCGCTCGGCCCTGGGGCAGGCCGTGCACGCCTTTTTCGCCGCGCGCGGCTTCGCCTGGGTCCAGACGCCGATCATCACCGGCTCGGACTGCGAGGGCGCGGGCGAAATGTTTCGGGTCACGGCGCTTTCCGACGCCGAATCCTGTCTGCCGCCCGGGGAACGGGCCTCCCGGGATTTTTTCGCCAAGGATGCCTATCTCACCGTTTCGGGTCAGCTTTCGGCCGAACCGCTGGCCCTGGCCTTGGGCAAGGTCTACACCTTCGGCCCCACCTTCCGGGCCGAGCACTCCGATACCTCGCGCCACGCCGCCGAATTCTGGATGCTCGAGCCGGAGATGGCCTTTGCCGACCTGGAAGACGACATGGACCTGGGCGAGGCGCTGCTCAAGCACCTGGTCGGGGTGGCTGTTCACGACTGCGCCGAGGACTTCGCACTCTTCGCCAAATACGTGGACCCGTCCCTTCCCGACACATTGGGGGCGATTCTCGAACGGCCCTTCGTGCGCCTGCCCTACGCCGAGGCTGTGGAGATTTTGTCCAAGGCCGGGGAGACGTTCCAGTTCCCGGTCGGGTTCGGCTGCGACCTGCAAAGCGAGCACGAGCGGTATCTGACCGAGCGCCATTTCAAGCGCCCGGTGGTGCTCTACGACTATCCCAAGGAAATCAAGGCGTTTTATATGCGCCAAAACGACGACGGGAAGACGGTCGCGGCCATGGACGTGCTGGTCCCGGGCATCGGCGAGATCATCGGCGGCAGCGCCCGCGAGGAGCGCCTGGACGTGCTGACCGGGCGCATCCGCGAGTTGTCGCTGCCCATGGAGAACTACTGGTGGTATCTGGATACGCGTCGTTTCGGCACCGTGCCCCACGCCGGTTTCGGCCTCGGTTTCGAGCGGCTGGTCATGCTCGTTACCGGCATCGGCAACATCCGCGACGTCACGGCTTTTGCCCGCACCTGGCGGCATCTGGAGTTTTAA
- a CDS encoding L-2-amino-thiazoline-4-carboxylic acid hydrolase, producing MKPEEGSAPVTMLAQRCFEAAMLAEVYAVLVERCGKETALGVIEETVERAALEAGKRFAAKAPDGPSLTHFAAVTDMWRAGGALTIENVRREPDRLSFDVTRCRYAERYREMGLPEELVTRISCLRDGAFVAGYCDKLRLTRPGTIASGADRCPFTFIWEKR from the coding sequence ATGAAACCGGAAGAGGGAAGCGCACCGGTCACGATGCTTGCGCAACGGTGCTTCGAGGCGGCCATGCTGGCCGAGGTGTATGCCGTGCTGGTGGAGCGCTGCGGCAAGGAAACAGCCCTGGGCGTCATCGAGGAGACCGTGGAACGGGCGGCCCTGGAGGCGGGGAAACGCTTCGCCGCCAAAGCCCCGGACGGGCCGAGCCTTACGCATTTCGCGGCCGTCACCGACATGTGGCGGGCCGGCGGGGCGCTGACCATCGAAAATGTGCGCCGTGAGCCGGACAGGCTTTCCTTTGACGTGACCCGTTGCCGCTACGCCGAGCGCTACCGCGAGATGGGGCTGCCCGAGGAACTCGTCACGCGCATCTCCTGCCTGCGCGACGGCGCGTTCGTGGCCGGCTACTGTGACAAATTACGGCTCACCCGCCCCGGCACCATTGCCTCCGGCGCGGACCGCTGTCCCTTCACCTTTATCTGGGAAAAACGATGA
- the ftsY gene encoding signal recognition particle-docking protein FtsY gives MGFFSKIKKIWKTEEESPTAAVPSPEEAEAPAAAPEPEGPAPTDRVVTPEQQVPEPIAATAEKPAQPEPEAAPVVSIAPTAPFEAAASEADAEPGQPVIEPEPTPATPPAQPAAPEAAAPATKPAAAMPAASAVSGENAPWRDALVIELRQAEPKLSAWLDILLAGVTEPGPGLWDRLRFLFASLQAPADEADAFVAKFADWLALMEYDEVELFRSELQYRLALALDLEDEEDERNRLFLKLSEGLAKTKDQIVKRIDGLLGSHTVIDEAFWEELEEILIMADVGYEPAAKLMDNLREKVRKRGTTDPAVFKDILREELAEIFRPQKTIKAINPPEVVMMIGVNGVGKTTTIAKLAHRDIMRGKKVLIAAGDTFRAAAIEQLKIWADRVGASFYTKGENADPAAVAFEAMDKALTEGFDVLYLDTAGRLHTKTNLMEELRKIRRVVAKKHTGAPHRSVLVLDATTGQNALSQTKLFNEAAGVDEIILTKLDGTAKGGVVVGIALSFGVPITYVGLGEKMEDLRPFVGQDFAQALLGVE, from the coding sequence ATGGGTTTTTTTTCGAAGATCAAAAAAATCTGGAAGACGGAAGAGGAATCGCCGACCGCCGCCGTCCCTTCCCCTGAAGAAGCCGAAGCGCCCGCCGCCGCGCCGGAGCCTGAAGGCCCCGCGCCAACAGACCGGGTCGTCACGCCGGAGCAACAGGTTCCCGAGCCCATCGCCGCCACGGCCGAAAAACCGGCGCAACCGGAACCCGAAGCCGCGCCCGTCGTTTCCATAGCGCCGACCGCACCCTTCGAAGCCGCAGCCTCCGAGGCGGACGCCGAGCCCGGGCAACCGGTGATCGAACCCGAGCCGACCCCCGCCACGCCGCCGGCGCAACCGGCCGCGCCTGAAGCAGCGGCCCCGGCGACCAAACCGGCCGCAGCCATGCCCGCGGCTTCGGCTGTTTCGGGAGAAAATGCGCCCTGGCGCGACGCGCTGGTGATCGAGCTGCGCCAGGCCGAACCCAAGCTCTCGGCCTGGCTCGACATCCTTCTTGCCGGCGTCACCGAGCCCGGACCGGGCCTTTGGGACCGGCTGCGGTTTCTGTTTGCGAGCTTGCAAGCCCCGGCCGACGAGGCCGACGCCTTTGTGGCCAAGTTCGCTGACTGGCTCGCGCTCATGGAATACGACGAGGTGGAGCTTTTCCGCTCGGAACTGCAATACCGCCTGGCCCTGGCCCTGGACCTCGAAGACGAGGAGGACGAGCGCAACCGGCTTTTCCTCAAGCTCTCCGAAGGGCTGGCCAAGACCAAGGATCAGATCGTCAAGCGCATCGACGGACTTCTCGGCAGCCATACCGTTATCGACGAGGCGTTTTGGGAGGAACTCGAGGAAATCCTCATCATGGCCGATGTCGGCTACGAGCCGGCGGCCAAGCTCATGGACAACCTGCGCGAGAAGGTCAGAAAACGCGGCACCACCGATCCGGCCGTATTCAAGGACATCCTGCGCGAGGAGCTGGCCGAGATCTTCCGGCCCCAAAAGACCATCAAGGCCATCAATCCGCCGGAAGTGGTCATGATGATCGGCGTCAACGGCGTGGGCAAGACCACCACCATCGCCAAGCTGGCCCACCGCGACATCATGCGGGGCAAGAAGGTGCTCATCGCCGCCGGCGACACCTTCCGGGCCGCGGCCATCGAACAGCTCAAAATCTGGGCCGACCGGGTCGGGGCGAGCTTTTACACCAAGGGCGAGAATGCCGACCCGGCGGCGGTGGCCTTCGAGGCCATGGACAAGGCGCTGACCGAGGGCTTCGACGTGCTCTACCTCGACACCGCCGGCCGGCTGCACACCAAGACCAACCTCATGGAAGAACTGCGCAAAATCCGCCGGGTCGTGGCCAAGAAACACACCGGCGCGCCCCACCGCTCGGTGCTCGTGCTCGACGCCACCACCGGCCAGAACGCCCTGTCCCAGACCAAGCTTTTCAACGAAGCGGCGGGCGTGGACGAAATCATCCTGACCAAACTCGACGGCACGGCCAAGGGCGGGGTGGTGGTCGGCATCGCGCTGTCCTTCGGCGTGCCCATCACCTACGTGGGACTTGGGGAAAAGATGGAGGACCTGCGGCCCTTCGTGGGACAGGACTTCGCCCAGGCGCTTTTGGGCGTGGAATAA
- a CDS encoding thioredoxin family protein, producing the protein MLIQVLGTGCAKCKELEKLVRETVAEKGSDAQVEKVTDIKQIAMMGVFTTPAVVVDGVIKSVGSIPPKADIAAWIS; encoded by the coding sequence ATGTTGATTCAAGTGCTCGGCACGGGCTGCGCCAAGTGCAAGGAGCTGGAAAAGCTGGTGCGGGAGACGGTCGCGGAGAAGGGGAGCGACGCGCAGGTCGAAAAGGTCACGGACATCAAGCAGATCGCCATGATGGGCGTTTTCACCACTCCGGCGGTGGTTGTCGACGGGGTGATCAAGTCCGTGGGGTCGATTCCGCCGAAAGCGGATATCGCGGCCTGGATTTCCTGA
- a CDS encoding carboxymuconolactone decarboxylase family protein — protein sequence MRFLAQLFPEFAASLDAQDALYAEKRLIDEKTYQFICFALSIKARSKPCVLKHFKGALEAGASLQELAYILALVMREAAGADDCWTHDVLGDVADIVAGNIDCACKK from the coding sequence ATGCGGTTTCTGGCCCAGTTGTTCCCGGAGTTCGCCGCGTCCCTGGATGCCCAGGACGCGCTTTATGCCGAGAAGCGGCTCATCGACGAAAAGACGTATCAGTTCATCTGCTTCGCCCTTTCCATCAAGGCCCGGTCCAAACCCTGCGTGCTCAAGCACTTCAAGGGGGCCCTCGAGGCCGGGGCGAGCTTGCAGGAGCTGGCCTACATCCTGGCCTTGGTCATGCGCGAGGCGGCCGGGGCCGACGACTGCTGGACCCACGACGTGCTCGGCGACGTGGCCGACATCGTGGCCGGCAACATTGACTGCGCCTGCAAGAAATAG